GGATAGAGCCACGGGAGCCGGGGCCGTTAGTGGCTTCGATGCGGAGGAACAGGTTAACGAGGAGACAGACGACACTGCTGCTAGATTTGATCAGTCTGAGATGTCTCCACCTCCAGACCAAGAGGGAGTTTCAGCAATGCAAGGACAAGCATCACATTCTGAGGCCGGTGCGATCGTGGGAAGCACAAGGCTATgcgggaggaagagaaaacaaGTTGACGTACTCGAGAGGATGGCCGATCAGATTCAGCAATCATCGGCTGACCAGCGAAAGAATGCCCAGCTGATAGCTGATGCCATTGTTAGTGTGAACGAGAAGTGGAAGGTTGGCGAGAAGCTCACACAGCTTGGATTCGGTGATGACGATGTGGTGAGGGCGATTCTGAAGTTTGCCGAGAGTCCTAATGTGTATGCACATTTCTGGGGCTTGTCAGATTCGCAAATGATTGCGCTTGTGCGTTCCATTATATAAAGTTCAAGACTAGTTAAATTTATTAACATTGGGTTCTGGTATTAAGCTTGGTTAAGGGTGTTAACTTTTTGGAGGTTGGGTCTTAGGATTTAAGAACATTGTTATGTTTAACACGGTAAAACTTTGGTACCCTCTGTGTGTTGCTATGTTTTGATTCCTTAACTATGGAATTtcctttgttttgatcttttttGGATGAATACTTTGGTGGTTGATTATCAAGCTTAACAAGTTCCTCCATTTTCCGGTTATATTAATTTGTATTAGGATTTAACTTACAAAGATTTCTTTCTAGTAAGTCTAATaattctgtttcaattctttttaacaaaaatagtgTTTTATAACACACACATAGGCAACATGTTGATACATTTGGCAGCCAAATGACTTCATCAGAACTACATCATGAGTGTAAACATACATATCCACTTATACAAACAAAGGTGAAATTTCTCTCACAGGCAAAAATGGCCTTGAGACAATATTGGTTCAAAATATGAATTCCTTCCATCTTTTATACCAAATATGTGCTATTGTTATTCACATCTTGTTCAAAGGCCATACTACAACTTACACAACACAACAATGATcaacaaaacacaaaaaacaGAGACAACAAGTTGACCGCACATTAGAAACTTCAGATACACAACATCAGAATGAAGTTTTTCCACTCGTTCGCTCgtcttaaaattaaagttaagcTGAGAAGATCGATCATCTCCGGAGTCAGAAGGCTGGATATTTGGGCCTGCCCATCTAAACCATTCACATCGCCTTGTTGGACACGCGTAATACTTTCTACCCGGGTTGGCCACGCTATTCGAAACTTGTAACGGTGCTCTTAACCCACACTCACAAAAACGGTCTCCCGTTATGTTCCCGCTGCCGTACGTACCACTTGTTGATCTTTGACTTGAGAAAGCCATTGTTAACCAGCCTACAAATTTAACATTAACTCAAACAATTTTAATGTAGTACACACAACacataaaagaagaagaggattCATATATGAAACAACTAATGATGATTCAACCGAAACAAATGCagaaatgtaaaaaaaaaattctggtTGTAATCATGTCTCTGTaccaattcttctctttttttttttaaacaaaaggAAAGTTTCTTAGAATAGTTTGAGCATCTAGACATAGTATATCATCAAGACTGCTGTAGACTTGTATTGCAGATTACACTGATTCAGAAATTGTTAACTCATTCACCATTCACAAACAGGAGGTTACATTATAACAATATTATAAATGGTCAACTAGTTAGGATGAATATCAGATAAGAAGAAATGAACAATTTTTGTGTAGGAGGATATGTCATTATTCCCCAAAATATTTTCACTTTGCGCAATTACTACGTATATacattttgtatatataatagTTTGCATAAACCCTCTCAACCATATACAATAACAAATTAATACACAGGCAGACACAAAAAGCCTGTTTCTAACAACTGCACTACAAACCATTGTTAGGAAGCAAAAGGGACAAATTCATTGAAACCACAAATTAGTTGATGCAGAGAGAAAATCAAGTGTGCTTAGTGCATTTGCTAGCTAAATTAGTTGCTACTACACTTAGCAGTAGAGTATGGTCACAAAACAGCTCCTAATCTGAATTGCATTAAATTGCAAGACAATAAAATGAACCTAGAGAACCAACTATAGGATATATCTTAGGAGGATCTTTCAACTACAACAAAACGGCCTTACAGCTAGTTTCGTGACAAACATCTCGCAAACAATTACCAGGAAAATTCTATGATAACTTGCATATCAAGTGTTAACTGTGTCACCTCTTACTTGGCAAAGTTCAAATAACAAAATTTGAGTACATATAAACACTTTATTATGAGTGATTAAAGTAGAAAGatggttaagtggacaaatAAATGGATAACTCAAATTGAACAGGTTATTTAATTGATAAAAGGTTAAATTTTAGATAGTTGCTGGAACAGATATCTGCTTAATTAAGCTCACTTCTCTTTTCAGTAGAGCAAATATTCGCCAGCAGAATTACAATTTCACAGTAAAACATACATAAACGAAATACCATTAGAAGACAAATATGAGCAATTATTGACAGCAATTCCTGAGAAATGCCTTCACtcaatattttaaattctaaattcaaTTCTATGTTCGACAAACGGTTGAGAGGTCTGAACAGAGAAGCCGAAATTAAAGATGAACTAATTAAGGTTTTTGAGAAAGGAGCAAAACAAAAAAGACAGTAATGCAAACAAACGCTACCTCACAAACGGCGACGAACAGAGGCACAGATCCGGCACCGTGGCGACGCACACCCACAAAGATCGATTTCGCAGCGGCGTCACAAAACAGGGGTCACTAACGGGTCCACCAAGTCGAACCAGGGATCACTGCCGAGGGGCCTTCGTCGATCCGACCAAAAAAGGCTAAAAACCTAAGGTCCAAGCGGCCACGGGTCAGGCTCCAGCCTACGTTGCCGGAAGAGGACAGCAGGAACGATGGCTGAGAGGAGAAAGGGGGTGAGGGTTTGCCACTATCGAAAATGAAATTGTTTTTGGGGGGGTTAGGGTTCTTTGCTGAAATTAAAGGGGCATTTTAGTAAGTTCATAaatttattcttcatcttttacTTCAAACCAAACACGATACTGAGATATAGCTCAGTCTTGTACACCATCACACCAAACACAATACTATACTTATTTTTGTCTCTGTCTCTTGGTCTCTGTCTCTCTGTCTCTGTCTCgcaaacaaacgctaccttagaGACTTAGTAGATAATAGTGcgttatttattattaatttttttcctccaaaaaataaattatagcacTTCCAAAACCTTCTATCACATTACCTGagctaataattatattaacaTACTTTTCTATTGGTACAAGatgagtaaaatatatatttcttttaagAATGGTATGTAAACTTATATTATCTAcaagataaatatttttattacatGTCTTTgctaattttttctaaaaacgaataataataataataataataataatataagataaataaaGATACATGTAcagtaaaattatatttttgattGGAACAATTTATCTAAGTAACACCGTGTATAAAAACAgtattatatactaaaaattttattattattattattattattattattattattattattattattattattattgaacttgaccaatttagtaattttaaaattcttaaacataaataataatattctattgaacacaataatattttattaaatattatttatatgtatcatacttaaaatttaaatacaaaataataataagaagtttcttatattatttattaacatttatatttaatgaatccaaatattaaattttttattattaattaaatgatcaatattttttgtttaggatctttaaaaaaatcaaataattcaTAATGAGTGGTATACTTTTCaacaacattttttaaaaacaaaatttgtttcttttttttgtcaTCATCAACTAAGTGATTTGAGGTACGACACATACGTGATCAACGACTCTTTTTACCACAATAGAAATATTCattttctattaatttattttgttcatTATGTCTTTTTTTATTCCACTTCTTGTAAGATCTTTtcttgtaaaaataattttttttctttcataatttttcttattatcaAAGCCTTGTCATTTATCCTTTTCGGGGTTATAATTTGCCatatttatttcagaaaatggAACGGGACCAGCTAGGCgcacttcatgatttttttaaaagtaattcaTTATTTCGTTTAGCAACaaaaatataagaaattaatttaaaatattttttaaattatttttttcgatACTGCTATTACAAAAGAATAtttgaagcataaaaagtcaaaaatttttttctaatatatcattattaatttttttatataatttattcatgaaataatttaaaatattattaaattatatttatttatgaatttaaaattCTGTAGATAAAATATGTCCATTTATACTGAATTAAACCAAATATCACTGATAATTATGATATTCCTTCGCTAAATAAAAAGTGAGCTCATGGATTTTCTTTTCTCAGAGAGCCTTATATTTCTCTCAGATAAACTTAATTCTCCATAATCAAAGAATACTCATAATACCAGCAAAAAGAAGAGTTCATGGCGCCCCTTTCAAGAGAGATTGGAAGGTCAAAATCTCTATCTACCAATGAAATAGAGATTTATGGAAGAAGTCTAAGCCAAATGTAGGATCAATGTTTTTTCATTCTCAGGTCACAACCACTTAGTCACGAACCATATAGACCTAAAATGTTATTTAAATTCAGaacattataatttaaattaaattctaaataattattttatcgTATCAATTATACTTTTTTAGtaatataaatattatgaaatcattacataatttttataatataaaataatatgtgCATGAAAAATAATCTTTTTCAATATATTCGTATTTACTTTAAACtatatttaaatcaataaattagTTACGTAATATTATAGttgatatatatattatactcttttaatttttggacTTTTAGTTGTTAcaaataaatacaattttatttctctttctagtattatttttaatatttttaatatctcCTGTGTAAAGCTCTTTTGTAAAGAAAATGTATTCTTgcaattagaagaaaaactacaaAATAACATTAGTATAATAAGTGGTTACATTTGTTTTACAAATGGAAACAAACACTACCACAAAAACGGTGTTTAGCCACCAAATTTTAACTACGAACACTAAATcgtgataaaaataaatgagCGTATCTTCTATTTATCACGAAACATTACGACAGTGGctaaaatttaatcttttgcTACGAACAATATTTTTCGTAGCTGTATTTCTTGCTTACATTAACGTACCATGGCTATTCTGtcttgaataaattaattttttaaataaatttattaatgtatagtatcatttttttaatattctaacATTAACACATATTatgaaattaaatctaaaaatataaaaaaatgaatttagataaaataaaaattataaaaataaagataatattctaatatttgagttaattataaagataaaatttatttaactaaataatataatttgaataGATAATAAAAGTTCAATAATTTGtaagtataaaaaattttttagtttttattaaaaataaattatttatcattttttgaatttaaaaaaaatgagaataattaaaaaaattagtcttTATTTATATGGTTTAGTACATACTATATATTTTTGTGAGTACTGTACTCTTATTATATgtataattatctttttaaaaattattttgtgaaattatgaattaaattttttatttttactatttttaattggtatattcttaattaattatttacaattattttcagtgataaaaaaattaatactaattaatttatgaGTCACTTATATAaaagtttgaaattttattaagtaacaaagaaattaatttatataatttcttataacaattttatctgataattaatttgtctaatgtaaaaaattttagtaactaatttagtaattaaaatttattaaacattaaattttcaggtaaaatatttacaaaatttacTTAATGTATAACTCTTGTTATATTGTTTCATGTATAATaggtaaataattaaataatagtatatttaaatcatcaactaTCAACTGCATGAAATGAGAGATTGTGATGGTcatatatttattaaagtagttttttggttatttattgttattgtaataaaattaaagataaaaa
The genomic region above belongs to Arachis stenosperma cultivar V10309 chromosome 5, arast.V10309.gnm1.PFL2, whole genome shotgun sequence and contains:
- the LOC130981141 gene encoding uncharacterized protein LOC130981141; protein product: MENKRMWSDEETLAFVGFMEEFVVDGQRADCGQFKPGTFEKLALKMLEAFPGCTLTAKHCKNKHKRLKEKYQYAADMLACSGFRWNNEKECVEVDSKDVLDTWLKAHPTKFYTPGKPFPLFHRLEGIFGRDRATGAGAVSGFDAEEQVNEETDDTAARFDQSEMSPPPDQEGVSAMQGQASHSEAGAIVGSTRLCGRKRKQVDVLERMADQIQQSSADQRKNAQLIADAIVSVNEKWKVGEKLTQLGFGDDDVVRAILKFAESPNVYAHFWGLSDSQMIALVRSII
- the LOC130981142 gene encoding uncharacterized protein LOC130981142 — translated: MAFSSQRSTSGTYGSGNITGDRFCECGLRAPLQVSNSVANPGRKYYACPTRRCEWFRWAGPNIQPSDSGDDRSSQLNFNFKTSERVEKLHSDVVYLKFLMCGQLVVSVFCVLLIIVVLCKL